A window of Polynucleobacter sp. KF022 genomic DNA:
ATCTTGCGTTGGATAAAACACGATAAAAACAAAGCCGTTAATTATTTTTCTAAAAAAGAGTGCGATTAGCCTTCTGAGGGTAGAAATTGGATTTTTGCGTAGTAATGTTTCTGCTTGGCCGCAGCAATACAGTAAATTCATATTTAATTGTTTTGCAAAATAATGAATTTTTCCAGAACCCAGAATCGTAATATGAGTCACATCACCATGTTGTAGGCTTAGGCCAAAAGGTGAATCCCCATTTGGGGAGCGCCCTAAAAATATCCCCCCCGGTTTTAAAATACGCCGAATTTCTTCAAGGAAAAATAGCAGATCATCTTGGGGAATATGCTCTAAAACATCAAACGCAACCACTAAATCAAATTGATTATTCGAAAACTCGCTTAGGCTTTCCGTATGTAATGCCTGAAAGCCAGCATTGGAAGCAGCATTTACTAGGTGGGGGTTAGCTTCTGTACCGACTATATTCCAGCCTTTATCAAGGCCAAATTTCAGGAAATGACCATTTCCAAAACCAATCTCCATTACTGAAATTGGTTTATCAATATTCAATGGAAGCCGCTTTAATTCAGCGGCAAAATAATGCTTATCCTTAAACGAGAGCTTGCCAAAATCAGTGGATCCCCATGACTTCCAGTCAAGATAGTTAGAGTTAAATTTTTCTGGCGTGTTATTGGGCATTTAAATATATGGTGAGGCAATTTGCTAAATGTTGTAATTGTCATTGATAAAGGTAGCTTTGGCAAACTGTAAGAAAACCCAGTGATTATTAAGCTGGGAATTTGGGTATTTGAATTGGTTGCATAAGCTGTAAAGGTTATTTCGTGACTAAAAAAGTAAACCTGACTTTAAATATTTATGAATGTCACGAGCTGGGTTATATTTCTAATATGAATATGAACCCAAACACCAATCCGTATGAACTAGAGTTTTCTGAGTATCAAGAGCGACGTGGGCAGTTTTGGGACTCAGTGAACAGTTCTCGTAGCCACTCATTAGGCGCATATTACCAAAAGAGATTGGCGCATGTTTATCAAAATATAGTACCGAGTAATTGCAAAGTTTTGGAATTGGGCTGTCGTGGTGGTGATTTATTGCATGCTCTTAAGCCTTCGATTGGAGTGGGCGTAGATTTCAGCGAGCAAGCACTCATTAAAGCACGTAAGCATTATCCTAGTTTGCAATTTATTTGTGCTGATGCTCAGCA
This region includes:
- a CDS encoding class I SAM-dependent methyltransferase — translated: MPNNTPEKFNSNYLDWKSWGSTDFGKLSFKDKHYFAAELKRLPLNIDKPISVMEIGFGNGHFLKFGLDKGWNIVGTEANPHLVNAASNAGFQALHTESLSEFSNNQFDLVVAFDVLEHIPQDDLLFFLEEIRRILKPGGIFLGRSPNGDSPFGLSLQHGDVTHITILGSGKIHYFAKQLNMNLLYCCGQAETLLRKNPISTLRRLIALFFRKIINGFVFIVFYPTQDFCSENLAFAFQKQSG